The following proteins come from a genomic window of Candidatus Poribacteria bacterium:
- a CDS encoding ABC transporter permease, with protein MMRLPLALSTLDKTDEDIHAIKMECPDIRFVFPHETSFRGILTSRHGGRARPYVEGVTVDYAQGRQWGVKQGRFFTQNDIDTAAQVCVLGSEVAVDLFGETSALGQEVKIKLRWRQPFVRCRVIAVMAPKGQSLRSYLSLNDIVCVPLTTHLQRLSGNRSFSGFTIFFQDGVNPSRIIGSVTDILRKRHRGKDDFIRIWIPKWTVKQLDHIEKLIKIALGGIAGFSLFVRGIGIMNICLVSVGEKTREIGLRKSVGARRIDIFYQFLTESICLCLCGGILGIIGGWFAAHGLARVAVHIAPIVDVWPVVLSVQWIVVSVLFSIFMGIIFGVYPAIRASRLSPMDALRTDT; from the coding sequence ATGATGCGATTACCACTGGCATTGTCCACCTTAGACAAAACCGATGAAGACATTCACGCCATCAAAATGGAATGTCCTGATATTCGCTTTGTTTTCCCTCATGAAACCAGCTTCCGAGGGATTCTCACGAGTCGACACGGTGGACGAGCTCGTCCTTATGTCGAAGGTGTCACGGTGGACTACGCCCAGGGTAGGCAGTGGGGCGTGAAACAAGGACGCTTTTTCACGCAAAATGACATTGACACTGCAGCACAAGTGTGTGTACTCGGATCAGAAGTGGCTGTTGACTTGTTTGGCGAAACGTCCGCCTTAGGGCAAGAGGTGAAGATCAAGCTACGATGGCGACAACCGTTTGTCCGCTGTCGTGTTATTGCGGTTATGGCCCCTAAAGGGCAGAGCCTCCGATCTTACTTGTCTCTGAATGATATCGTTTGTGTCCCGTTAACAACACATCTCCAGCGACTCTCCGGCAATCGTTCTTTTTCTGGTTTCACGATTTTTTTCCAAGATGGAGTGAATCCTTCTCGTATCATTGGTTCCGTGACGGATATACTACGGAAAAGACACCGAGGAAAGGATGACTTTATCAGGATTTGGATACCGAAATGGACAGTCAAGCAACTTGACCATATTGAAAAGTTAATAAAAATTGCGTTGGGTGGTATTGCCGGTTTCTCACTTTTTGTCAGGGGCATTGGCATTATGAATATTTGTCTGGTCTCTGTTGGTGAAAAAACACGCGAGATAGGCTTGCGGAAATCTGTCGGTGCGAGACGCATTGACATCTTCTATCAATTCTTGACAGAATCCATCTGTCTTTGCCTCTGTGGTGGAATTCTCGGCATTATAGGCGGCTGGTTCGCGGCACACGGTCTGGCACGAGTTGCTGTGCATATTGCGCCGATTGTGGATGTGTGGCCGGTGGTGCTATCCGTGCAATGGATAGTGGTTTCTGTCCTCTTTTCTATCTTCATGGGCATCATTTTCGGTGTCTATCCCGCCATACGGGCATCGAGGTTGTCCCCTATGGATGCGCTCCGAACGGATACATAA